A genomic window from Lactobacillus sp. ESL0677 includes:
- a CDS encoding AraC family transcriptional regulator, translating into MAAVKLAQYLASILSSTNSDTNELRLKAVGSSFDLFTVYLENHNTGVHRYQTTNAMIFYEAGGKANIKIHGQDFELGVGNIVFLPAKSDYEVQKQTKTDVLVKLDLNSKYNLQYFLGNITNQESREEQAIKQVISNLRVNRLLYLKSTPISKSAQLMNKIIDEYLSHNLFTESVVKAELNLLLVAAVRNQNFAAAPAKKQGFANATLESYIDANFADITLDAAAKYFGFNPNYFSSLVKQKTGKSFVEHVDERRMQEARNLLARPDISVKEIIARVGYNGKSFFYKKFNEYYHQTPVQMRAELFRQANINLK; encoded by the coding sequence ATGGCAGCAGTCAAATTGGCGCAATATTTAGCTAGTATTTTAAGCTCAACTAATAGCGATACGAATGAATTACGATTAAAGGCAGTGGGTAGCAGCTTTGATTTGTTTACTGTTTATCTCGAAAATCACAACACTGGTGTCCATCGTTATCAAACAACAAATGCGATGATTTTTTATGAGGCTGGTGGCAAAGCAAATATTAAAATTCACGGACAAGACTTTGAGTTAGGAGTAGGCAATATTGTCTTTTTGCCAGCTAAAAGTGATTATGAAGTCCAAAAGCAAACTAAAACTGACGTTTTGGTAAAGTTAGATTTAAATTCTAAGTATAATTTACAATATTTCCTGGGAAATATTACCAATCAGGAGTCACGTGAAGAGCAGGCAATTAAGCAAGTAATTAGCAATTTGCGGGTTAATCGTCTGTTATATTTAAAGTCAACGCCAATTTCTAAATCGGCACAATTAATGAATAAGATAATTGATGAATATTTAAGCCATAATTTATTTACCGAGAGTGTAGTTAAAGCAGAACTAAATTTATTGTTAGTTGCGGCAGTACGTAATCAGAACTTCGCTGCAGCGCCAGCAAAAAAGCAGGGCTTTGCCAATGCAACACTTGAAAGCTATATCGATGCTAATTTTGCCGATATTACTTTAGATGCAGCTGCTAAATATTTTGGCTTTAATCCAAATTATTTTTCTAGTTTAGTTAAGCAAAAAACTGGCAAAAGCTTTGTGGAGCATGTTGATGAACGGCGAATGCAGGAAGCCCGCAATTTACTTGCGCGTCCTGATATTTCGGTTAAGGAGATTATTGCTAGGGTTGGTTATAATGGCAAGTCATTTTTCTATAAAAAGTTTAATGAATACTATCATCAGACGCCAGTTCAAATGCGTGCGGAGCTATTTCGTCAGGCTAATATTAATTTGAAATAA
- the thiS gene encoding sulfur carrier protein ThiS, translating into MVIVNGEEVAAIGISIATLLTQRNAPVSNLAVELNGKIVPRSDFANVLLKENDKVEIISFVGGG; encoded by the coding sequence TTGGTTATTGTTAATGGTGAAGAAGTGGCAGCTATAGGTATATCAATTGCAACACTTTTAACCCAAAGAAATGCGCCAGTCAGCAATTTAGCAGTTGAACTGAATGGTAAGATTGTGCCTCGCAGTGATTTTGCTAATGTTTTGCTAAAAGAAAATGACAAGGTGGAAATAATTTCATTTGTTGGGGGTGGATAA
- the thiF gene encoding sulfur carrier protein ThiS adenylyltransferase ThiF codes for MLDRSQNSAIIAEMQKRNVSGSSSKLAAAKVTIAGCGGLGTNISLALARIGVGQITLIDFDQVELSNLNRQQFKFSQVGMAKVVAMKENLQEVNPFITVKAVKDRVTPQNIAGLFQDADIICEAFDDPAAKAMLLENVTKIFPDKPLVMASGMAGIHSANAIKTRKILPNVYLAGDGKSKGIEGLMAPRVTICAGHEANMIIQLILGIEDLN; via the coding sequence ATGCTAGATAGGTCACAAAATTCGGCAATTATCGCTGAAATGCAAAAACGCAATGTCTCGGGATCTAGCTCTAAACTAGCTGCTGCCAAGGTAACTATTGCTGGTTGTGGCGGTTTAGGAACAAATATTTCTCTTGCTTTAGCTCGCATTGGTGTCGGTCAAATAACTTTGATTGACTTTGACCAGGTTGAATTAAGCAATCTTAATCGTCAGCAATTTAAATTTAGTCAAGTTGGAATGGCGAAGGTAGTTGCGATGAAAGAGAATTTGCAGGAAGTTAATCCGTTTATAACGGTTAAAGCAGTAAAAGACCGAGTAACACCGCAAAATATCGCGGGGCTATTTCAAGATGCAGATATTATCTGTGAGGCCTTTGATGACCCAGCGGCTAAAGCAATGCTACTGGAAAATGTTACGAAAATTTTTCCCGATAAGCCGCTAGTCATGGCGTCAGGAATGGCAGGAATTCATAGCGCCAATGCAATTAAGACGCGAAAGATATTGCCTAACGTGTATTTAGCAGGTGATGGCAAGTCTAAAGGGATAGAGGGTCTGATGGCTCCACGCGTGACAATTTGCGCTGGTCATGAGGCGAACATGATTATCCAGTTGATTTTAGGAATTGAAGATTTAAATTGA
- a CDS encoding thiazole synthase: MTNTKETDLLTIGGHTFTSRFILGSGKYSYDLIDAAVKHAKAQIITMALRRTTSDQENILNYIPEGVTILPNTSGSTTAEEAIRTARLARELSGSDFIKLEVVPDKKYLLPDNAATVKATEVLAKEGFIVMPYILPDLNTARELVDAGAATVMPLAAPIGTNKGLATKELIQILIDEIDVPVIVDAGIGRPSQAAEAMEMGADAIMANTSMATAENIPLMAEAFKLGIEAGRKAYLAGPGRVIEHGAVASSPLTGVSK; this comes from the coding sequence ATGACAAATACTAAAGAAACAGATTTATTAACAATTGGCGGGCACACATTTACTTCACGGTTTATTTTGGGCTCAGGGAAATATTCTTATGACCTGATTGATGCGGCAGTAAAGCATGCTAAGGCACAAATCATTACAATGGCTTTACGCCGGACAACGTCTGACCAAGAAAATATTCTTAATTACATTCCTGAAGGTGTGACGATTTTACCAAATACGTCAGGGTCGACAACTGCTGAGGAAGCAATTAGAACTGCGCGTTTAGCTCGTGAATTAAGTGGCAGTGACTTCATCAAGTTGGAGGTAGTGCCTGATAAAAAGTACTTGTTACCAGATAATGCAGCAACCGTTAAGGCAACAGAGGTTCTGGCAAAAGAAGGCTTTATTGTCATGCCGTATATTTTACCTGACTTAAATACTGCCCGAGAACTAGTTGATGCGGGTGCAGCTACTGTCATGCCACTAGCAGCACCAATTGGTACCAATAAAGGCTTGGCAACCAAAGAGTTAATTCAGATTTTAATTGATGAAATCGACGTTCCAGTGATTGTTGACGCAGGAATTGGTCGTCCAAGCCAAGCTGCTGAAGCAATGGAAATGGGTGCCGATGCGATTATGGCTAATACTTCAATGGCAACAGCTGAGAATATTCCGTTAATGGCTGAAGCTTTTAAATTGGGAATTGAAGCTGGACGTAAGGCTTATTTGGCTGGTCCCGGTCGTGTAATTGAACACGGTGCAGTTGCTTCATCACCATTAACTGGTGTAAGTAAGTAA
- a CDS encoding hydantoinase/carbamoylase family amidase, with protein MQQSKKITVNQLFKQITTLPNSGLGQNRLVYSSDWLQGQKLLIQFALKVGFQVTVDDYGNAYLDLLGNDQEQVIATGSHMDTVKNGGRFDGLYGVLGGLQAALNLREQFGTSQKTIRVISFCEEEGSRFDATFSGSKHYARVVEINGLVDENGIKIENARSNAVNQLKQISGVKYALPALPQNFTELHVEQGNRLTRNNISLGLVTAIVGQRRYRVTVNGITNHAGTTLMTERHDALQATIKLINQFEVLASAVDPLLTFTVGELAVWPNTSNVIPGKVTFFIDCRHQNNELLDEFEKMMKNTIANLPDPLINVEFKRWVHDQPVILSSEMLTKNEKLAHKMGYSIMKLASGAGHDSEIMNRVVPTTMIFVPSINGISHAPEENTKPEDLQRGVEFLTASLYQEAY; from the coding sequence ATGCAGCAGAGTAAGAAAATAACGGTTAATCAGCTTTTTAAGCAGATTACAACTCTGCCTAATTCGGGATTAGGACAGAACCGCTTGGTCTATTCTTCTGATTGGCTTCAGGGACAAAAATTATTAATTCAGTTTGCATTAAAAGTGGGTTTTCAAGTTACAGTTGATGACTATGGTAATGCCTATTTGGACTTACTTGGAAATGACCAAGAACAAGTGATTGCGACGGGTTCGCATATGGACACTGTGAAAAATGGCGGCCGTTTTGATGGTTTGTATGGTGTTCTGGGTGGCTTACAGGCTGCTTTGAACCTGCGCGAGCAGTTTGGTACTTCACAAAAGACAATTCGAGTAATTTCTTTTTGCGAAGAAGAAGGCAGCCGCTTCGACGCTACCTTTAGCGGTTCGAAGCACTATGCACGTGTAGTTGAGATTAATGGCTTAGTTGATGAAAATGGCATCAAAATCGAAAATGCTCGCAGTAATGCAGTTAACCAATTGAAGCAAATTAGCGGCGTCAAGTATGCTCTTCCCGCTCTGCCGCAAAACTTTACTGAATTGCACGTTGAGCAAGGAAACCGCCTTACTCGCAACAATATTTCACTTGGTTTGGTTACAGCAATTGTGGGTCAGCGGCGTTATCGCGTTACAGTTAATGGCATTACTAATCATGCGGGCACGACCTTGATGACTGAGCGCCATGATGCTTTGCAGGCAACAATTAAGTTAATTAACCAGTTTGAAGTGCTTGCGAGTGCAGTGGATCCACTTTTGACTTTTACAGTTGGAGAACTTGCTGTTTGGCCGAATACTTCTAACGTGATTCCCGGCAAAGTGACGTTTTTTATTGATTGTCGTCATCAAAATAATGAGCTGTTAGATGAATTTGAAAAAATGATGAAAAACACCATTGCTAATCTTCCTGATCCGCTGATTAACGTTGAATTTAAGCGCTGGGTTCATGATCAACCTGTAATTTTAAGTTCGGAAATGCTGACGAAAAATGAAAAATTAGCGCACAAAATGGGTTATTCAATCATGAAATTGGCTTCGGGTGCAGGACACGATAGTGAAATTATGAATCGTGTCGTACCAACGACAATGATTTTTGTACCCAGCATTAATGGTATTAGTCACGCACCAGAAGAAAATACCAAACCTGAGGATTTGCAGCGGGGAGTTGAATTTTTGACCGCATCGCTTTATCAGGAGGCATATTAA
- a CDS encoding dicarboxylate/amino acid:cation symporter translates to MHKISLTGQITIGVIIGALVGWLLPKWAENLTIVGDIFLRLLQMVIVWLILGAVIEALGSLKFAELGKLGLKTCLWFTITTILAAVEGVLLGIVFKPGTMLRLPNLVKTKVVLHSSVNLRAAILHLFPDNIFASLTKGNVIQVIVFAVLFGLVLSRANENNEYHLVLKLIKQFNQLIVKLVMLIIKLAPLGIACMFASTIAKNGGKVFLPLLYFLVLYAVAVIVFLLALFIFVGLVAHVSFWGLVKGLTRIIVVAFTTTSSAATLPIEMIDAQEKLGVSKSVTQLVLPLGMALNSNGLALYLSLVCITLMQLYGASLAPVLLLRIILLAVLSCLGTVVVPGGGIVALTIALPVLGFPNTCIALFAGIDWFVGMFRAVANVVGDTITAVGVAASTSQLNRDVY, encoded by the coding sequence ATGCATAAAATTAGCTTGACTGGCCAGATCACAATTGGTGTCATAATTGGGGCGCTAGTTGGCTGGCTATTACCTAAGTGGGCGGAAAATTTAACGATTGTTGGCGATATCTTTTTACGGCTGCTGCAAATGGTAATTGTCTGGCTAATTTTGGGTGCAGTCATCGAGGCTTTAGGTAGCTTAAAGTTTGCGGAATTGGGTAAATTGGGGCTAAAAACTTGTCTTTGGTTTACCATTACAACGATTTTGGCGGCGGTTGAAGGCGTGCTTTTAGGCATAGTCTTTAAGCCGGGAACAATGCTAAGGCTGCCGAATTTAGTAAAAACAAAAGTAGTGCTGCATTCTAGCGTTAATTTACGTGCAGCAATCCTGCATCTGTTTCCTGATAATATTTTTGCATCTCTTACTAAAGGAAACGTGATCCAAGTAATTGTTTTTGCTGTTTTATTCGGTCTTGTCTTAAGTCGCGCCAATGAAAATAATGAATATCATCTAGTGCTGAAGCTGATTAAACAATTTAATCAGTTGATTGTTAAGTTGGTGATGCTAATCATCAAGCTGGCGCCGCTCGGTATCGCCTGTATGTTTGCTAGTACAATTGCGAAAAATGGTGGTAAAGTGTTCTTGCCTTTGTTGTACTTTCTAGTGCTTTATGCAGTAGCAGTAATCGTGTTTTTACTCGCCTTATTTATCTTTGTTGGTTTAGTTGCTCATGTATCTTTTTGGGGCCTAGTTAAAGGCCTGACTAGAATCATCGTTGTTGCTTTTACCACAACTTCATCTGCCGCAACTTTACCAATTGAAATGATTGATGCTCAAGAAAAGCTGGGGGTCAGTAAATCCGTTACTCAGCTTGTTTTACCGCTGGGAATGGCGCTGAACAGTAATGGTCTAGCGCTGTATCTATCTCTAGTTTGTATAACCTTAATGCAGCTTTACGGTGCTAGTTTAGCGCCAGTATTGCTGTTAAGAATAATTCTGCTAGCTGTCTTGTCATGCTTAGGGACTGTAGTGGTTCCAGGTGGCGGCATTGTTGCGTTAACAATTGCGCTTCCTGTACTTGGCTTTCCTAATACATGTATTGCTTTATTTGCTGGGATTGATTGGTTTGTCGGGATGTTTCGTGCAGTTGCTAATGTTGTTGGCGACACGATTACGGCGGTAGGTGTGGCGGCATCAACGAGCCAGTTGAATAGGGATGTCTATTAG
- the thiE gene encoding thiamine phosphate synthase: protein MKIQKRPLYLVTDRTNLTDNQFLTTIEQACKSGVDLVQLREKQLSGREYYELAQAVKQITDRYQLPLIIDDRLDIAQAINAAGVHLGQSDLPVKAARQILGADKIIGATTKTLPQALEAEKEGADYLGVGAIFPTQTHVKTVHTSVATLSQIRQNVSIPVYAIGGLKAHNVAAVKPAHVAGVAVVSAIMQAADPIKATQELRQAVLAAL from the coding sequence ATGAAAATACAAAAACGACCATTATACTTAGTTACCGATCGGACTAATTTAACTGATAATCAATTTTTAACTACGATTGAGCAAGCTTGCAAAAGTGGCGTTGATCTGGTGCAGTTACGTGAAAAACAGCTATCTGGGCGTGAATATTACGAATTAGCGCAAGCAGTTAAGCAAATAACTGACCGTTATCAGTTGCCGCTAATTATTGACGATCGCCTTGATATTGCTCAAGCGATTAATGCCGCGGGAGTCCATTTAGGGCAAAGTGATTTGCCCGTCAAGGCTGCCCGTCAAATTTTAGGGGCAGATAAGATTATTGGCGCGACAACTAAGACACTGCCGCAAGCTCTTGAAGCAGAAAAAGAGGGTGCTGACTACTTGGGCGTAGGCGCAATCTTTCCGACGCAAACCCACGTTAAAACAGTGCATACAAGTGTGGCAACATTAAGCCAAATTAGGCAAAATGTTTCAATTCCTGTTTATGCAATTGGCGGCTTAAAGGCGCATAATGTTGCGGCAGTTAAGCCAGCTCATGTTGCAGGAGTTGCCGTTGTATCGGCAATTATGCAAGCTGCTGACCCAATTAAGGCAACACAAGAGCTAAGACAAGCAGTTTTAGCAGCCTTATAA
- the htpX gene encoding zinc metalloprotease HtpX, whose protein sequence is MLFQQIARNKRKTGIIMVLFAVILALVGAGLGYIFGDSPWGGMVIALVISVLYLFLVMRDPANMVMSLNHASEIHEQDNPELWHVVQDMAMAGRVPMPRVFIINDPSPNAFATGRDPDHSAVAVTQGLLEMMNREELEGVLGHEISHIRNYDIRLSTVAAVLVGVISYLSGIASRYIWWFDDDRGSDKDDDNNLVIIFKIVAIVFVLILGPLCASLAQMALSRNREYLADASSVNLTRNPQGLISALEKIAGSKPMKKADPSSAGMYIEDPLRKKHSFTHLFDSHPPTEDRIKRLEKM, encoded by the coding sequence ATGTTATTTCAACAAATTGCTCGCAATAAGCGCAAAACCGGCATCATCATGGTCTTGTTTGCCGTGATTTTAGCCCTTGTTGGGGCTGGCTTAGGCTATATTTTTGGTGATAGTCCATGGGGCGGAATGGTTATTGCGCTAGTTATCAGTGTTCTTTACCTATTTTTGGTCATGCGTGATCCCGCAAATATGGTAATGAGCTTAAATCATGCCAGTGAAATTCACGAACAGGATAACCCCGAATTGTGGCACGTTGTCCAAGACATGGCCATGGCTGGCCGTGTACCAATGCCCCGCGTTTTTATCATTAATGATCCCAGTCCCAATGCCTTTGCAACAGGGCGTGATCCCGACCACAGTGCTGTTGCTGTAACTCAAGGATTACTTGAAATGATGAACCGTGAAGAGCTGGAAGGCGTCTTAGGTCACGAGATTTCTCACATTCGCAATTACGACATTAGGTTATCGACAGTTGCTGCTGTTCTTGTCGGCGTGATTTCTTATTTATCTGGAATCGCTAGTCGGTACATCTGGTGGTTTGACGATGACCGTGGCAGTGATAAGGATGATGATAATAACCTTGTCATCATTTTTAAAATTGTCGCAATTGTTTTCGTGCTTATTCTGGGACCGCTATGTGCTAGTCTTGCACAAATGGCTTTATCACGTAACCGCGAATACTTAGCCGATGCTTCATCAGTTAACCTTACTCGCAATCCACAAGGATTGATTTCTGCTTTAGAAAAAATCGCGGGTAGTAAGCCAATGAAAAAGGCTGATCCTAGTAGTGCAGGGATGTATATTGAAGACCCGCTGCGCAAAAAGCACAGTTTTACGCACCTATTTGATAGTCATCCACCAACAGAAGACCGGATTAAGCGGTTAGAAAAAATGTAA
- a CDS encoding LemA family protein, with protein MSSLTWIILIIVVLLIGIYIAIYNGLQKAKVYTDESWSQIDVQLKRRNDLIPNLVETTKGYAKHEKETLENVVELRNQLTNIPQDDRTQTLKVSNQISDALKSIFALQENYPDLKANQNFLKLQEELTNTENKIAYSRQLYNSSAALYDQKLLTFPSNIIASIHGFKKVDYLQASEAEKEAPKVKF; from the coding sequence ATGTCATCATTAACTTGGATAATTTTAATTATCGTTGTCTTATTAATCGGAATTTATATTGCTATTTATAACGGCCTACAAAAAGCCAAGGTATACACTGACGAATCCTGGAGCCAAATCGACGTGCAATTGAAGCGGCGTAACGATTTAATTCCTAACTTAGTTGAAACCACTAAGGGCTACGCTAAGCATGAAAAGGAAACGTTAGAAAACGTTGTGGAATTGCGCAACCAATTAACTAACATCCCTCAAGATGACCGGACCCAAACCTTAAAGGTTTCTAACCAAATTTCTGATGCCTTAAAGTCCATCTTTGCTTTACAAGAAAACTACCCTGACTTAAAGGCCAACCAAAACTTCCTGAAATTGCAAGAAGAATTGACCAACACCGAGAACAAGATTGCTTACTCACGCCAACTTTACAATTCATCAGCAGCCCTTTATGATCAAAAGCTTCTGACTTTCCCATCAAATATTATTGCCAGCATTCATGGCTTTAAGAAGGTTGACTACTTACAAGCTAGTGAAGCCGAAAAAGAAGCACCTAAGGTTAAATTTTAA
- a CDS encoding SLC13 family permease produces MTVLRKIFSDKILQITAVVTIVSLFFARPRLGDINLHTIFSVAAMLIIIQIYAYLHVLDVLAYKLTSIADNTRKLNILFTLLAIIAGMFLGNDITALTLIPLYLNIAKKYDLPQILPVTLIGMGANIGAAFTPWGNPHNIFLVSKYSVNALTFFSWSLPYLLSSLVITFIIFHFIPRKQIPVQETKQINISIRPTVITTVVFAFFFLGVFKVVNVAWPMLAAIILAFLINPRILLKVDFALLLTFTCFFIFISDIQQIPIIVMIIHTMINSESSTYFTSILSSQIISNVPATILVGKFTPYAKALFLGTNIGGFGSPIGSMANMLVLKTFIQNGTVSRNEFFKKWTVMQFIGLLILTIIGWLLLLV; encoded by the coding sequence ATGACCGTCTTAAGAAAAATTTTTAGTGATAAAATCTTGCAGATTACTGCTGTAGTCACCATTGTAAGTCTTTTTTTTGCTAGACCGCGGCTTGGGGATATTAACTTACATACAATATTTTCAGTCGCCGCGATGCTAATTATCATCCAAATCTACGCGTACTTGCATGTTCTCGATGTGCTCGCGTACAAATTAACCAGTATTGCTGACAATACGCGCAAACTGAATATTCTGTTCACGCTTTTAGCAATCATTGCCGGAATGTTTCTTGGTAATGATATAACAGCATTAACACTAATTCCGCTTTATTTAAACATTGCTAAAAAATACGACTTGCCGCAGATTTTGCCAGTTACGTTAATTGGAATGGGCGCCAACATCGGGGCAGCATTCACGCCCTGGGGCAATCCACACAATATTTTTCTTGTTAGCAAATATTCGGTTAACGCTTTGACCTTCTTCTCATGGTCACTGCCATACTTGCTCAGTTCACTAGTGATTACATTTATCATTTTTCACTTTATTCCACGCAAGCAAATTCCAGTTCAAGAAACAAAACAAATCAATATCAGCATTCGACCAACTGTAATTACGACCGTTGTGTTCGCCTTCTTCTTTTTAGGTGTCTTCAAAGTGGTCAACGTTGCGTGGCCAATGCTAGCTGCAATCATTCTTGCCTTTTTAATCAACCCACGAATTTTACTTAAGGTTGATTTCGCATTGCTGCTGACTTTTACCTGCTTTTTTATCTTTATTAGCGATATCCAGCAGATTCCAATCATTGTCATGATTATTCACACAATGATTAATTCAGAAAGCTCAACTTACTTCACATCGATTTTATCCAGCCAAATCATCAGCAACGTGCCGGCCACAATCCTTGTTGGTAAGTTTACGCCATACGCTAAAGCGCTGTTCTTAGGCACAAATATCGGTGGTTTTGGCTCACCTATCGGCTCAATGGCCAATATGTTGGTGCTTAAGACTTTCATTCAAAACGGAACTGTCTCAAGAAACGAATTCTTCAAAAAATGGACAGTTATGCAATTTATCGGTTTACTAATCCTAACAATCATTGGTTGGCTACTATTGCTCGTTTAA
- a CDS encoding iron-sulfur cluster biosynthesis family protein — protein MNNAETIEMNIKPEAAARIKSHIRKGQVVLLALNDGSNQYSKVGGTCTIGANFQFVILDQKDPEFSIIINNNVGLNLFTSPAEMQYLDNNLVVSEKNATLSLADDSGVIDGAVSINEFQPSDITAKDLQEGKTC, from the coding sequence ATGAATAATGCTGAAACAATTGAAATGAATATCAAGCCTGAAGCTGCTGCAAGAATTAAGAGCCATATTAGAAAAGGCCAAGTTGTGTTATTGGCGCTAAATGATGGTTCTAATCAATATTCTAAAGTTGGCGGTACCTGTACTATTGGGGCTAATTTTCAATTTGTGATTTTGGATCAAAAAGACCCTGAATTTTCAATTATTATCAATAATAATGTTGGATTAAATTTGTTTACAAGTCCTGCAGAAATGCAATATTTGGATAATAATTTAGTTGTATCTGAAAAGAATGCCACATTGAGCTTGGCCGACGATAGCGGCGTGATTGATGGTGCGGTTTCAATTAATGAATTTCAACCATCAGACATAACAGCTAAAGATTTGCAGGAAGGCAAAACCTGCTAG
- a CDS encoding HNH endonuclease signature motif containing protein has protein sequence MKFQCSSCGLRINSVHFKKQGLMNPKLTSICDICLQRGQDASDFANSAVQIFAQGLLYTFEGRDTETAADFLVAKKENRKRYEAFIQDYDGNSLAQQQLSRHDFNAAIIASETGENSFVPRMDVTFAENLEELGLKVDFQLNEVDYIDRERIRAKYHYRCQYCGRRGRSVDHKNPVSLSHNNDLDNLILSCKECNKIKSNMPYTLFIKLNDEIKPVNQKLVKYENALATLQGEFNERRRKLAATMHLKGVVNDPELNMMRKQNKKLQDAIDSLKSDYDELRLLREQHFMTGWKLAEEQKDNAII, from the coding sequence GTGAAATTTCAGTGCAGCAGCTGCGGCTTACGCATTAATTCGGTACATTTTAAAAAGCAGGGGTTGATGAATCCTAAATTAACGAGCATCTGTGATATTTGTCTGCAAAGAGGGCAAGACGCCAGTGACTTTGCTAATTCGGCAGTGCAGATTTTTGCTCAAGGTCTGCTCTATACGTTTGAGGGGCGAGATACTGAAACTGCTGCTGACTTCCTAGTTGCTAAAAAGGAAAATCGCAAGCGTTATGAAGCCTTTATTCAGGATTATGACGGCAATAGCTTGGCCCAGCAACAATTGTCCCGTCATGATTTTAATGCCGCCATTATTGCCAGTGAAACTGGTGAAAACAGCTTCGTGCCGCGGATGGATGTAACCTTTGCAGAGAACCTAGAAGAATTGGGTTTGAAGGTTGATTTTCAATTAAATGAAGTTGATTATATTGACCGCGAGCGGATTCGGGCCAAGTATCATTATCGCTGCCAATATTGTGGTCGGCGCGGGCGCAGTGTTGACCACAAGAATCCGGTATCACTCTCACATAATAATGACTTAGATAATTTGATATTGTCATGTAAAGAGTGTAATAAAATTAAGTCTAATATGCCGTATACTTTGTTTATTAAGCTAAATGATGAAATTAAGCCGGTTAACCAGAAATTAGTTAAGTATGAGAATGCACTGGCGACATTGCAAGGTGAGTTTAATGAACGGCGACGTAAATTGGCGGCAACAATGCATCTTAAGGGTGTCGTTAATGATCCAGAATTAAATATGATGCGTAAGCAAAATAAGAAATTGCAGGACGCGATTGATAGTCTCAAGAGTGATTATGATGAATTGCGGTTGTTACGCGAGCAGCATTTTATGACGGGCTGGAAACTAGCCGAAGAACAGAAAGATAATGCTATTATTTAA
- a CDS encoding aldo/keto reductase, translating to MNIPTFTLRNGLQLPAIGFGTSGIKGKAGIQTLTAAINNGYRLIDTAYNYENEGTIGQAIQQSSINRNDLVISSKLPGRYQSYQAALTTIEESLYRLHLDYFDLYLIHWPNPMRDEYVSAWQALLEAKKRGLVRTCGVSNFLPEYLDRLQKETGELPEVNQVELHPLFSQKEQRQYDQKHQILTEAWSPLGGIGMGLSQPIRQLPLIKQLGQKYHKDSSQIILRWEYQLGVLPLPLAHGSQHQLANLDIFDFNLTSAEVAQITTLDQNNARVSGQDPKTHLEL from the coding sequence ATGAATATTCCTACATTTACTCTAAGAAATGGACTACAATTACCCGCAATTGGCTTTGGTACTTCTGGCATTAAGGGCAAGGCCGGCATCCAAACATTAACTGCCGCAATTAACAACGGGTATCGCCTAATTGATACTGCCTACAATTATGAAAACGAAGGCACGATTGGCCAAGCCATTCAGCAGAGCAGCATTAACCGTAACGACCTAGTGATTTCATCCAAATTACCGGGACGCTACCAGTCATATCAAGCAGCATTAACTACCATTGAAGAGTCCCTTTATCGCTTGCACTTAGACTACTTCGACCTCTATTTGATTCATTGGCCTAATCCTATGCGCGACGAATATGTTTCTGCATGGCAAGCACTACTAGAAGCTAAAAAGCGTGGGCTAGTTCGGACTTGCGGAGTTTCAAACTTCTTGCCAGAATATCTTGACCGCTTACAAAAAGAAACAGGTGAATTACCAGAAGTTAATCAAGTCGAATTGCACCCCCTTTTTAGTCAAAAAGAGCAGCGCCAATACGATCAAAAGCACCAAATTCTAACTGAAGCGTGGAGTCCATTAGGTGGTATTGGTATGGGGCTTAGTCAACCCATTCGGCAATTGCCTTTAATCAAACAGTTGGGGCAAAAGTACCATAAAGATAGCAGTCAAATAATCTTACGCTGGGAATATCAGTTGGGAGTGTTACCTCTACCATTAGCTCATGGCTCCCAACATCAATTAGCTAACCTTGATATTTTTGACTTTAATTTAACGTCAGCAGAAGTTGCTCAAATTACCACTCTAGATCAAAATAATGCCCGGGTTTCTGGCCAAGATCCGAAAACGCACCTAGAGCTATAA